The Mucilaginibacter gracilis genomic interval GAGTTTTTCTGAAAGTAATCTTTTATAAGGTGATGGGTTGTGCGCGTTTTTTTGGGTAAAGTCTTCCAGTGACTTAGAGATACCATAAAATAATTTTAATATAGCAGTCTTACCGCTATCATTTGCACCAATGATAACATTCACATTTGTCAACCTTTTGGCCTCAAAGTTTTTAAACCCGAAGAAGTTCTTTATGGTGATGGTTTTGATCATTTTATTTAGTTAAAACGTTTCCTAACAGTTGAACTACCCTTTACTTTTGTTTTTCAAATTCTTTTGGCGTTCGGCCTTTTGCTTGGCATCATATTCAGTTTGGGCAAGTTCTGCCGCTGAAAGGCCTGGCGGCCAATCTAAAGTTGCAATATGCAGGTCTTGTAGATTGGTTTTGGTTAGCTGTGCGATCTTGTACAAATTATCAGGCTTGGGTTGAATTTCATTATTGCACCATCTTGAAACAGTTTCCGCTTTTACGCCCATTAACTCAGCTAAAACCTTGTTATCTATTCCTTTATCTGCAAGCACAGCCCCAATTCTGTAAATCTTATTTTTGTTTCCGCTCATTAACTGTTTATTCCATCAAATATAAATTAAAATTAAATCTCTGAAAATCAAGTATTTATAATTCTTATTGAATCAATTAAATGATTTATTGAGTATATTAATTGATTTATTAAGTCAATTAATTATATTTGTTAAAGGGAATTATTTTGTCATTATGTGATCCAATCGGTCAAATAAATGATGTATTGATATAGATCCCAGAATAGAATTGATGATTTTGCGAATACTTTAAAATGAAATTAAAGCATTCGCTTCGAGCCTTATTCTGAAAATTAGCATTGTAAATGGACACAACATGAGAAGCCGGGATGCCTATATTCAGCTATAGAACGATAAGTTGGGAACCATGACTGTAGTATTCTGATTATGTATAATTCCCAATAATAAGGCTCGTATTATCAGTTAGTCTTTTTGCTGATTGAAATATGAAACAACAAGCCATAACTAAATTTTACAAAGAAATTGAGGGCCTCAATATTAAGGCCAGGCATAGTTTGTTTATTTTTCTTTACAAAGCGATTCCATCCGGTATCAGCCCGCAACAAATGCTCTTTCCCCTAAAACCGAAAGCCCCTATATAATAATTCCCCTTTTTTAAAGAGCCTGACCGCTCCATTTTCTGATTATCTAACCACCCGTGAGCCGGGTGTAAAAGCAATTAACATAGCCGGTCGCGGGTTTTTAACCCTCAACCCACTATGCAAAAAACGCTACTCACCATAGTATTGGCCACGCTTTGCTTAAATTTTAATGCCAATGCACAGGGCCGAAATAATATTATAAAACCTCTTTCTATTGGTGATACTATTTCCGAAGTTATCTGGAAAATACCTTTACAGGTCATCAATGAACGCGCGGGTAAGAAAACTATCACTCTAAATGATTACCGCAATAAAAAATTAATCATTCTTGATTTTTGGGCTACCTGGTGCAGCTCATGTATTAACGCTTTTCCCAAACTTGACTCTTTGAGCACCAGTACTGTAGATGTCAAAATCTTACTCGTTAATGCAAAACGCACACGAGATACTAAAGCCAAAATAGATGCCGTATTCAAACGCATAACAACAACAAAGGCTACTTTATTTTCAGTACCTACCATTGCTAATGACACGGTATTTGACAAATTATTTCCACACAACATACTACCTCACTATGTGTGGATTTATCAGGGAAAGATATTGGCATCTACTGACTCTTATGAAGTTACAGGGAAAAATATTGCTGCTGTTTTAAAAGACCCTGCGCATTCATTTGTTGTTAAATCTGATCGGATCAGTTTTGATTACCGAAAATCTTTCAGGACAAATTTAGGTAAAGAGGCCGATTCCGCGATGTTGACCACCAGCATGATCATGCGTTACCTACCGGGATTGGTCAGTTCAAAAAATAATTATGAGGATGGAAACAGGAAAAGGTACTATTTTATAAACAGGCCACTAATTAGCCTCTACCAGTTTGCATTCAATTGTTCACCAAACCGTATCCTGGTAGATACAAAGGACGGACGGCAATTTCCATATCAAAATAAAAATGTCAAAAGTGATGAAATGGGCGATTGGCGTAAGAATAACCTTTTTTCATACGAACTGATCATACCCAATACAGAACCGGAAGACCGGGTATGTGCAAAAATGCTATCCGACCTTAACCTGTATTTTCAACTGGATGGAAAAAAAGAACAGCGTGTCGTAGATTGTTATGTCTTGTCCCGTTCTAATAACATTACGCTATTACCTCATGCCGGAGAAGCAAAAGCCATTAGATTAAATAAACGTCAAGACAGTTTGGTTGTCACTAATACAACCGTAAAAGAACTTACAGATTACCTGAATTACTACCCTTCTTTTAAAGACACGATGCCTATAGTGGTGGACGAAACCAATTATCCAACGCCAGTAGATATGCTTCTTTCATCCGCTGGAATGGATGACATTAATTCATTGAATACTTCTTTAAAAAGATATGGCTTTACCCTCATCCGGCAAAAACGCACAATAGAAATGTGTGTGATCACTAACTGAATGGGTAACAAAAAAATCATTCTCATTTTAAACCGCACCCCACATGAAAAAAATATACCTTTTTATAATCTTGGTTTCAGATCTTTTTTATGCTTCAGCACAGACGACAAAAATTACAGGAACTATAATTGACGCGGAATCTCACCAACCCTTACAGGGAGCCTCGATTATCCTTAAAAAAAATGCTCAATATACGATCTCAGATATAGATGGTCATTTTAGAATATCTCTTACCCGTGCAGACACATTAATTGTAACTCATATAGGTTATGCACGTTTAGCAATGCCTGTAAGTTCTGCTAACTCGTCACAATTGTTGATCTCGATGAAAAGCACTTATTCGCAATTGAAAGAAGTTACAGTAAGCACAGGTTATCAAACCTTACCAAAAGAAAGGGCAACAGGTTCATTTACGCAAATTGATAATAAAACATTCAATGAACAGGTCAGCACTGATGTTATTAGCCGGTTGGAGGCAGTGGCCAACAGTGTTTCCGTGTCCCGAAAAACGGCAGGAAATACTGCTCAACTAATGGTACGCGGATTGAGCACGATACAAGGTGTGAAGCAACCTTTGATTATCGTTGATAATTTTCCTTACGATGGCGATATCAATAACATTAACCCTAATGAGGTACAGGATATTACCATTTTGAAAGATGCCGCTGCCGCATCTGTTTGGGGCACTAAAGCAGGGAATGGTGTAATTGTCATCACTACTAAAAAAGGGAAATTCAATCAAAAAACCGCGGTTGAAGGAAATGCCATAACGACTATTACCGACAAACCGAACCTTTTTTATCTGCCACAGATGTCATCCAACGATTTTATCAATGTGGAGCAGTTTTTATTTAGTAAAGGTTATCGTTTTTCCGATACTGCCAGTACAGGTCACCCGCCCTTTTCTCCAGTTTATGAAATCCTATTAAAACAACAGAACGGCCAGCTTTCCCAGGCGGCTGCAACCGCACAGATTAATGCGCTCCGTAATCTTGATGTCCGAAATGATTTGAATAAATATTTTTATCAGAAAGCGGTCAACCAGCAATACTCAATCAATATGAACGGTGGAAGCAATAATATTGCCTGGTTGGTCTTTGCAGGATATGATAAGAATATCAATGAATTGAACGCCAAGAATGACCGGCTCAATATCAGAACCCAAAATACTTTTAGTCTTGCCAAGAATCTGCAACTTTCTGTCGGGGCAGTATACACACAGACGAATAACACAAGCGGCAAACCTTCCTATTCCGATATATCAACCAGTATTGGCAGTATTCCGCCTTATACTCAAATAGCTGATGCAAACGGCAACCCGCTGCCTGTTGCGAAAGATTACCGATTAAGCTATATCAATTCAGCTGGCAGCGGAAAGTTGCTGGACTGGAACTATTATCCGCTCACCGACTACCAGCATGTAAATAAAACTATTAAAGGCAATGACCTTTTAGCCAATCTTGGCTTAAATTACAAAATAACATCATGGCTGAACGCTGATATTAAATACCAGTTTGAGAAGCAGCAGGTCACAAACAATACCATTTATGATGCAAACAGTTATTATGCTCGCAATTTGATTAACCAGTTTACGCAAATTAACCAGACTTTTAATACCGTTCTAAATGTAATTCCGAAAGGGGGCATCTATGATCTTTCTATCAATAATATCACGTCAAATGACGTAAGAGGTCAGTTAAACTTCAATAAGACAAGCGGCAAATTTGACATCAGCGCCATTGCAGGCGGTGAAATTAGTCAAAAGGCATTAGATCAAAACAGTTACCGGGTATATGGTTATGACGGCAACATCTTAACAACAACTAATGTAGACTACGCTAATTCTTATCCGACCTTCGTTCAGGGAATTTACAGCTTTATTCCATCCAACGTTAATTTCCTTAAAAATCTGAACCGCTATGTATCCACCTATGCAAACGCCGCGCTAACTTATGATGAAAAATATACACTGTCACTAAGCGGGCGCAGGGATGCCTCAAACCTGTTTGGCGTTTCCACGAATAATAAATGGACACCATTATGGTCTTCGGGGTTGAGTTGGGATATATCAAAAGAGAAATTTTATAATAGTAAGCTTGTTCCCTATTTGAAATTGCGGGCAACTTATGGGTACAGTGGCAATGTAAACCCTGATGCAACCGCAGTTACGACAGTTGCATATAATATTACCTCACCCTATACACAGACACCTACAGCGGTGATTGACAAATTTTACAATCCCGATTTAAGATGGGAAAAAGTCGGTATCTTAAATATTGGTCTTGATTTTAAAATGCTGAATAACAGGATAAGCGGAAGCCTGGAATATTACCGTAAAAATGCCACTGACCTTTTTGGTAGTGTCCCTGTGGATTATACGGTAGGCTTGGTCAATACCACTATTGTTAAAAATGTAGCGAGTATGCAGGGTAATGGTGCCGACCTGGAACTTAATTCCATCAACTTAGACGGGGCAGTCAAATGGTTAACCAATATCAATTTGAGCTACTATCGGGACAAGATAACCAACTATTATTTGAGTTCATACCAAGGCAGTAATTTTGTCAATGGCGGGCAGTTAATTGCTGGCATTATCGGCAAACCGGTTTATTCAATATTTTCCTATAAATGGGCTGGATTAGACCCGGCCACGGGCGACCCACAGGGTTATCTAAACGGGCAGGTTAGCAAAGATTATTTGAATATAACGGGGAGCGGTACCACGATAAATGATTTGAAATATAATGGCCCGGCATTCCCTGTTATTTTTGGTTCGATGGGTAATACAGTTTCGTATAAGAATCTGTCTATTACCGCAAGGGTTCTATATAAGTTTGGCTATTATTTTCAAAGACAATCAATCAGTTATTCTTCTCTTTTTGCCAATAACGTAGGTCATTCTGATTATAGTCTGCGCTGGCAGAAAACCGGTGATGAGAAAGCCACTAATGTGCCGTCCATTGTTTACCCTGCCGACCCGGCACGTGATGCATTTTATAATGGATCAGAGGCGTTGGTTGACAGGGCTGATAACATCAGGTTACAATACATCAATATCAATTATTCCTTTAAGCTTAGACCATCTGCCAGCGGCTTCAATAAGCTACAGGCATTTGTTGTGTTTAACAATTTAGGAATAATCTGGAAAGCAACCCATGCACCCGTAGATCCTGATTATAACAGTTCGGTTATACCACCTTCTAAATCAATTAGTTTAGGCATTAAAGGAACATTTTAAGATTTATATCTCATATCGTAAAAATACAGTTATGTCAAATATTAAAAGAACTATCATTTTACTATATATCGTACTGGTTGCCAGTTCATTGTATGGTTGCAAAAAATTCTTGGACGCAAAACCGGACAGTAAACTGGTTGTGCCGTCAACAGTCGGCGACGTGCAGGCATTGTTAGACTACTATCCGAGGGTGAACAACTTTGGCGCATCTGCATGCGAATCAAGTGCTGATAATTATTACCTGACAGATGCCGATTGGTCGGCTTTAACCAATCCGGACAACCAGCGAATGTATATTTGGGGGAAGGATCACCTATTTACGACTTCGCCAAATACATGGGGGCAATTATATGACGTAATTAATATTGCTAATACCAGTCTGTTGAGCCTTAGCAGTATAGAAAGGTCATCCGCCAATGCAGCCGATTGGGACAATGCTAAAGGCCAGGCATTGTATTTGAGATCACAATCCTTTTTGCAAGCCGCAGCGATTTGGTGCTTAGCTTATGATCCGAATACAGCATCGACCGACTTGGGACTGCCATTAAGATTAGACCCGGACTTCAATAAACCTTCTGTTCGGTCATCAGTTGCAGCAACCTATCAGCAAATCATAACAGACCTTAACATAGCTATCCGTCTGCTACCTGTAAAACCACTTCAGGTAATGCGCTCATCAAAACCAGCAGCTTATGCTTTATTAGCCAGAACCTACCTTTTTATGCGGGATTATAATAAAGCAGGTTTACACGCTGATTCTTGTTTGCAATTAAATAGCACACTCATAGATTACAATACCCTTTCAGCAACCGCTACATTTCCATTCAAACAGTTCAATGCCGAGGTGCTCGTAGAAAATTTCGTGCCTGTCCCCCCGAACCTTAGTAAAGTCAGAGCGAAAATTGTAGCCGATCTATACAACTCCTATTCCAGTAATGATCTACGAAAATCGGTCTTTTTCAGTAAGAATAGTGATGGAAGTTTTGGATTTAAAGGCAGTTACGAGGGAAGTAATGGCCTGTTTGGGGGTATAGCAACAGATGAAGTTTACTTAATACGGGCTGAATGTGCAGCAAGGCAGGGAAACGCAACGCAAGCTATGACTGACTTGAACACCCTGTTGAAAACAAGATATTCTAACAAAATTGTTTACACTCCTTTGAGTGCCGCAACAGCGAATGATGCCTTAAATATTATTTTGGTAGAGAGAAGAAAGGAACTGCTATATCGCTGTTTACGATGGATGGACTTGAAGCGTTTAAATAAAGTCGGTGCCAATATTACTTTAACGAGAACGGTAAACGGACAAACCTACACTTTGCCGCCAAATGACCCAAAGTATGCGCTACCCATTCCTGAAGACGTGATTGCATTGTCTGGAATGCCACAGAATCCGCGCTAAATAAAAACGAGTATAGTAAATACACTATACTCGTTTTATTTAAGGTTTATAAATTATTTATAAGTCCTTAAAGCTAACAATATTCACAGGCAAACTATGCGCTTGCTGATACGAAAGATATTGCGCTAATGTTGAATAATTAGCGTTCTCCGTAAACGAGATTTCGCAAGGCACGGTGGTTGCCCCGCCGCAATTGTCAGGTTCCGTGCTTGTATAATTGCTACTGGTATAAATAGCAGAACCGGAGGGGGCGGTATCAGGGGTGTAATACCAAACCTCTGTCGCAAATTTGCGCACAGCTTTTTTGTGGTGGTTTGACTTATTAACTGCGGAATTTCCTTTGGAATCAGCAGTTTTATTACCTTCAGCTTTAACAACAAAGCCGATACCTACAATTGCAAAAAACAATGCTATAAATGAAATGGCGCGTTGCCATTTTTTTTGTGAAGTTGCCATAAGCAGTATTATGCATTTTACAGGAAATGCGTACCTTTAACTTGAAAATTAGGTTAATTAATTTTTAAGGCAAGCCCGTCACGGCTGCCCGAGAGAAAGACCGGTCTGCTTCAGACTGGTCTTTTTCATTTCTATTGATTGGGTATCTCCTTGTTCGGTGCAACCCGTGAATAAGGCAAACTTACGGTCATGGATGTTTTTGTTAGCAATTCTCTTTTGGGCGTAAGCGCGATAAAGAAAAGGCCGGATGTTATGGTAATAACACAGACCTACAGCCATGTACTTCAGGATGAAACGGCTGCATAGCGTTGCTATAGCGGCCAGCATGGTCTTGTAGGCTATTGCCTCTGCCATGTCCCTGATTGTTGCTGCATCTAACGTTTTCATCTGCTTACATTTTTTCACTTTGCTTAACCCGGCCATACGACCTTGATATGGCCTGCCCTGTTTGCTTATTTGCACTTATCGTCGTGCCAACGTTCCTTGTGCCGTTCCGGTAAAAACTTGCCAATACCGCCGGTTTCTGCACTGATGATCGCTTCAATTGAAGGGGGCGATCATCGTAGCTCTATGCACTTCTACGCCCGGAAAGGGCGCTATGAAAAGCCGGTATTCCCCATCCATATTTTTAATATTATCGACCGCCCGCCTATCGTTTTGGCTGGCTTTTATGCTTTGCCTTTTCCAATTTGTCTAATAGCTCCTTCCGCCTTCCTGCGCAATTGATGGGGTTGTCCTTTTGAGCCAGGTAACGTTTTACATCTTGGTTCCCTGCTTTCGCCATCGCTTCCAGTGTCGTATCGCTGTACTGGTCTTCACAAGTACAGGTTACCACTGGAATTGGCCAGCCCGGTGGCATGAAAAGCCTTAATAGCGTTGTTTCTATCAGCATGATCAATAAGAACACGCACAACTTGACCGGGTCAATCTTTCGCAGTAACGGGATACGCATGTAAGCCCCAAGCACCCGACTTAGCCAGCTTTCTTTTTTCATTTCGTTATGCCCGTCATAACGGTTAACCTCTTGCCCTTCATCATCGCCATCCGGTTGAGGATTCTTTATTGCCATTTGGTTAATTGCTTAATACAAAGGTATATTGGTTTTTACTGAAATTTTTCAGGCGGACGGAACCAATTTATGCGAAACGTACAAAAACGGGCTTGAACCGTCATTTTTTTTAAGCCGTTTGTGTTATTTTATGTGAAACGTACAAAAACAGGGGTTGAACCGTCAACTTTTTTGCTGAATCCCCCGGTGTAAGCAATTTCACTTAGGTTGATTTTGTAATTTTAGGTTAACATATACCCGCTGATGAAAACATCATAAGCAGTCTACGCTACACCTAACAGGAATAAATGCCAATGACCGCTTTATCGCCGGGTGTAAAAACTTAAGCCGATGAAAAAACGCGCAGTGGCATGGTTACGTTTACATTTAAGGGAAGGTCCGTATCCCAATAGCCCGCTATTGCTGCTGCTCGCTTTTTTGGCCGGGATCTACGCGTTATGTCCTTTACCATCTGAACCGTTCTTTAAGCTGGTCACTCACCTGTGGTTTCTCTATTCTTTTACCGCGCTCTTTACGATTGCTAATGGACAGATCATTATCATTAACTTGATCTGTAAGCGGCTGGATATAAAGTATGACTGGGAGACACAGTTTTGGTTAAGGCTCGTATGGCAGCTCTTGTTAGGCTTACCGCTTCCCGTTATTGCATCCTTATTGGTCAGCTGGCTATTTTTTCCGTTCGATCAGCATAGCGCACGTTATGCCTATACGGGCTATATGCTTAAAGAGATCCTCAATATGGCCGTTAACTTTAACGGCTTATACCTGTTCTGCAATTTCTATTACCACCATCAGAACAAACCTGTAAAAGAAATAGCCATAACGGAAATAGAACGGCAGCCATCCTATGCAGACTACCTGTACCTGCGGATTTCGGATGAAAAGGAAGAACTCCGGGTACGGGTAAGCGATATTGCTTATATCTATCGCACGGAAACAGGCCCTTTGGTGCTTCGGCGGCACGATGCAAGTTCGGTCATTTTCTGGGAATCACTCAACGCAGTACAAAAGCTACTCGACCCGGAAATCTTTTGCCGGGCCAGCCGCAATTTCATCATCACCCGCGATGCTGTCGATAGAACGAGAAAACATCCCGACCGGGGTATGACCCTGGAACTGATACCCCCATGCGATGAAATCGCCAAAGTCAGCAAGGACGCGAAGAAAGAGGTTGAGGCGTGGATCAAAAACGAGGTACGCTCATTAACAGATGACGAAACCAAAAGCTAATGCCCCGGTTGCGGCCAGCGGCGACACGCCACCCGCGATAAGGCGGGTTACCTGCCACCGCCCGCCTCTCCTCGCGCAGCAAGACGGAGATTCGCTGCGCTCATAACCGACTTGCTTTTCCCCTCGCTGGTGAAAAAAGAAAGAGAACCCAATTACACCGCAGTCGCAAAGATAGCCCATGCCGGGATCACCCGTCAAGGCTATAACGAGCGGACGGGAGTTGTTCGCTTTCAGCGGCCCCGTCCGGCCTTGACAGTTGACCCGGCTACGCGCTTTTGGTGGCTAAGCGATGAAAATGGGTTGGTGTGCGTAATTACTTGCAAGGCGGCCATGTCCGCTCTTACAGCCAGGGGGCGGGTTGGGTTTGGCTGTCGGTTCATTATGCCATCATATTCCGTTTTTTAAGCCTTACAGGGATTTTAAAACGCAAATGAAGGACATGCGGCAATCCTTATAGCGTTTGTATTCTAAGAATCTTAAAAGCCGGTCAAGACCTACTGAATCTTATTTGAAGTTTCAAACCCGAATTGCTAAATTACAAAGCATATAATTTGATAAATATTGTATTAATTCGTATCTTTATGTCATAAGATTTGCAATTAATCTGTAGCAAAAAAGTGGTGCGTAATTCGGTGCGTAAGCCTTTATCCCACTTATAAGACATTGGTTATCAACCCCATTTAGAGGTGTTACAAAACCCTAACTCTCCGCCACCAAAACAAAGAAAAGCTCATTACATAACGTAGTGAGCTTTTTTTATGCCTGAAAATAATTGAGGTGCCTTTTAAACAGCCAATCGATTTTCATGTCGATAGATGTTGTACTCTCAGCCAAAACATATAATTTATAAAATGTGACTGGCAAATGCGTTGTTTTAAAGCAACCTCATGATAAAAAACTGCGTACCTATTAGTAAAAGTTATTGTAAACATTAAAACTATGAAAAAGAACATCCATCAATCTATTGTACTATTGTTTATTGGTTTATTTGTACTGGTTTTGGCCGGTAGCACCTGGAAAGTGAAAGGCGATGAAGCCGTGGTTGAATTTACAGGCGGCAAAATCAGCGGTTCTTTTAAAGGGCTTAAGGCCGATATTGTGTTTGATAAAGAGCATCCCGAACAGGCTAAAATTTCGGCATCTATAGAAGTGCCGACTATTGCTACCGGCTTTTTTTTGAAGAATAGCCACGCTAAAGATGCTTTAGGTGCAGATGAGCATCCCCAAATAAAGTTTTCTTCAACATCGGTTAGCAAAGCCGGTGATGCTTATCTGGCAAAAGGTAATCTTACCATGAAGGGTGCTACCAAACCGGTTACCATCCGCTTTACGTTTGATGATAAAGGTAATCAGGGTGTATTTAAAGGAAGCTTTAAAGTTATTCCTAAAGAGTTTGGTGTAGATAGAGCGGGTACTCCCGATGAGGTTACAGTTAATTTAACTGTACCGGTTACCAAATGATAAGTGCTTTGCCAATAGCAGCAAAAGCTGATGATTATAGGAAGGTGTTAGCTCAATAATATCTTCCTATAATTTTTCCTCATTCAGGAACGTTGATCTCGACAGCGAATACTCCAGCTACCTTCTTAGCTGATAATTTAACTTTCGCAGAGTAACGTTGTTAGTGTTTAGGCGATGAACCCACATTCCAGGTTACCCCAACTGCAACACCGGTAGATTGTAGCTTAACCTGGCTGTAACCAATATTGGTAAGCGGTACTTTAAGATAAGGCTGTACGTTAAGGCTAAATTTAGCATTGATTTGACGCTGATAGGTAACATCAAGGTTTAGCACACCCAAAAAGTATTTGTTTTTGTTCGCTATATTATATTCAACTGGGCCGGCTGTATTGGCGTATTCGTAATTATAATGGTAGTTTTCGCGCAGCATAAAGTACGATGATAAACCAGAGCCTATGCTAAATTTATTTTTGTATTTATTGTAAAACTGGTAATCTACGTTAATAGGTATATCTAAAACTTTACAGTTAGCACTCACACTTTCGGGATTGGTACTAAATCGATAGTTAGTATGATAATTACCAAAATCCGTCATATAGGGTTTATTTGAGTATAAAGCACCTGTACTGATAGTGAATTTTTTACTCACACCAACAGAGAACAGTATACCCACATTGGTGCCAACTTTGCTGTTTTGAAACGAACTGCTAACAGCGTTAATATCCGGCGAAGCCAATACCGTAATAGCTAAATTGGGATGGAAAGAACCCGTTTTTTTAATAGTGGGTTTGTTTTTACCAACCAGCGTATTAACTATTGGTTTAAGCGTAGCCATAGGTAATTTACCATTGGCTAATTCACTATTCATATCGGGCAGATTAATGGATGGCAGGTTTGCCGAGAGTAAGTTGCTGTTACTTACTTGCAAAATATCAATATGGCCTGCATTGTCAGTTTGGTTTGGCTGCTGATAGCTATCAGAATACCTGTTGTTTAAGTGCGCATTATAGGCGAAGTTTTTATTTAACAGTGATCTATTCCGTATTCTGGATGCGCCTGCTTTTTGGCTCGTATTATTGCTGTTGTTGATTTTATTGGAGCTGTTAGCTGTACTGTTATTTGTAAGCAAGGGTTGGCCGGCGCGGGCGGTGGCAGTAACAGTTACAGTGTCTAACTTTCTACCATTACCACTAACAGGTTTGTTTACATGAGTGATTTTATCAGTAACGTGGGTATTATGTTTATTGCCTATGAATAACCAACCTAAAGCTAAAATAAGTAAAGCGGCTACGCTACCCAATATTGGCAGCCAAAAGATAATTCCGCGGCGTTTTTTGTTTTTATCCAGCAGGGCCTCCATGGCATCCCAATCGTCATCACGGAAATTAGTATCCCGGGTAGGGTTTTCAAGTCCCTTCCTGAATAATTCGTCTAATTCCTTTTCTCTCTCTGTTCTCATTACCGGATACTCCTGTTAAAAAATTCTCTGATCTGCGTGGTATTAATTGCCACTACCGAAGAGTAATTGAGGCCTTTATAGTTAGTGGCATTGTTCCCTTGTGCATCGGCATCAAGTATCATCTGCTTTAATTTTTGCCTGGCCTTATGCAGGTTTGATTTGGATGTGCCTGCGTTAATATTTAGCATCACGCCAATTTCGTCGTGCGTGTAACCTTCAACTGCAAATAAATTAAACACGGTACGGTACGCTTGCGGCAGGCGCTGAATCATGTTCAGCAGGTCGTCGTAGTTTAATTTTCTATCTGGCAGTTCTCCATCGGTTAAATGCTCGGCCTTGTCCAGATCTTCGGCGTAAGCCATTTTTAGGTTCGACCTGTAATAGTCAATCGAAGTATTCATCATTATCCTGCCGAGCCATGCTTTAAAGGGTCTTTCGGTATCATATTTGTCAATATTGGTAAATACCTTAAAAAAGCCCTGGTTCATCACATCGGCTGCTTCATCGCGGTTGCCCGCATAACGCAAACATATACCCATAGCAAAGCCATAAAATGCCTTATAGAGCAATTTCTGACCTTTACGGTCGTGCTTTTTACAGTCGATGATCAGTTGATGAAACTCTTGTTCAGTCATGTAGGCTGTGATATCTTTTGCAATATAAAATCAAACCTTTTTAGCATTACGCGGTAAAATACCAAATAGTTGCC includes:
- a CDS encoding helix-turn-helix domain-containing protein, with product MSGNKNKIYRIGAVLADKGIDNKVLAELMGVKAETVSRWCNNEIQPKPDNLYKIAQLTKTNLQDLHIATLDWPPGLSAAELAQTEYDAKQKAERQKNLKNKSKG
- a CDS encoding RagB/SusD family nutrient uptake outer membrane protein; this translates as MDAKPDSKLVVPSTVGDVQALLDYYPRVNNFGASACESSADNYYLTDADWSALTNPDNQRMYIWGKDHLFTTSPNTWGQLYDVINIANTSLLSLSSIERSSANAADWDNAKGQALYLRSQSFLQAAAIWCLAYDPNTASTDLGLPLRLDPDFNKPSVRSSVAATYQQIITDLNIAIRLLPVKPLQVMRSSKPAAYALLARTYLFMRDYNKAGLHADSCLQLNSTLIDYNTLSATATFPFKQFNAEVLVENFVPVPPNLSKVRAKIVADLYNSYSSNDLRKSVFFSKNSDGSFGFKGSYEGSNGLFGGIATDEVYLIRAECAARQGNATQAMTDLNTLLKTRYSNKIVYTPLSAATANDALNIILVERRKELLYRCLRWMDLKRLNKVGANITLTRTVNGQTYTLPPNDPKYALPIPEDVIALSGMPQNPR
- a CDS encoding SusC/RagA family TonB-linked outer membrane protein, producing the protein MKKIYLFIILVSDLFYASAQTTKITGTIIDAESHQPLQGASIILKKNAQYTISDIDGHFRISLTRADTLIVTHIGYARLAMPVSSANSSQLLISMKSTYSQLKEVTVSTGYQTLPKERATGSFTQIDNKTFNEQVSTDVISRLEAVANSVSVSRKTAGNTAQLMVRGLSTIQGVKQPLIIVDNFPYDGDINNINPNEVQDITILKDAAAASVWGTKAGNGVIVITTKKGKFNQKTAVEGNAITTITDKPNLFYLPQMSSNDFINVEQFLFSKGYRFSDTASTGHPPFSPVYEILLKQQNGQLSQAAATAQINALRNLDVRNDLNKYFYQKAVNQQYSINMNGGSNNIAWLVFAGYDKNINELNAKNDRLNIRTQNTFSLAKNLQLSVGAVYTQTNNTSGKPSYSDISTSIGSIPPYTQIADANGNPLPVAKDYRLSYINSAGSGKLLDWNYYPLTDYQHVNKTIKGNDLLANLGLNYKITSWLNADIKYQFEKQQVTNNTIYDANSYYARNLINQFTQINQTFNTVLNVIPKGGIYDLSINNITSNDVRGQLNFNKTSGKFDISAIAGGEISQKALDQNSYRVYGYDGNILTTTNVDYANSYPTFVQGIYSFIPSNVNFLKNLNRYVSTYANAALTYDEKYTLSLSGRRDASNLFGVSTNNKWTPLWSSGLSWDISKEKFYNSKLVPYLKLRATYGYSGNVNPDATAVTTVAYNITSPYTQTPTAVIDKFYNPDLRWEKVGILNIGLDFKMLNNRISGSLEYYRKNATDLFGSVPVDYTVGLVNTTIVKNVASMQGNGADLELNSINLDGAVKWLTNINLSYYRDKITNYYLSSYQGSNFVNGGQLIAGIIGKPVYSIFSYKWAGLDPATGDPQGYLNGQVSKDYLNITGSGTTINDLKYNGPAFPVIFGSMGNTVSYKNLSITARVLYKFGYYFQRQSISYSSLFANNVGHSDYSLRWQKTGDEKATNVPSIVYPADPARDAFYNGSEALVDRADNIRLQYININYSFKLRPSASGFNKLQAFVVFNNLGIIWKATHAPVDPDYNSSVIPPSKSISLGIKGTF
- a CDS encoding thioredoxin domain-containing protein; translated protein: MQKTLLTIVLATLCLNFNANAQGRNNIIKPLSIGDTISEVIWKIPLQVINERAGKKTITLNDYRNKKLIILDFWATWCSSCINAFPKLDSLSTSTVDVKILLVNAKRTRDTKAKIDAVFKRITTTKATLFSVPTIANDTVFDKLFPHNILPHYVWIYQGKILASTDSYEVTGKNIAAVLKDPAHSFVVKSDRISFDYRKSFRTNLGKEADSAMLTTSMIMRYLPGLVSSKNNYEDGNRKRYYFINRPLISLYQFAFNCSPNRILVDTKDGRQFPYQNKNVKSDEMGDWRKNNLFSYELIIPNTEPEDRVCAKMLSDLNLYFQLDGKKEQRVVDCYVLSRSNNITLLPHAGEAKAIRLNKRQDSLVVTNTTVKELTDYLNYYPSFKDTMPIVVDETNYPTPVDMLLSSAGMDDINSLNTSLKRYGFTLIRQKRTIEMCVITN